Proteins found in one Erythrobacter sp. KY5 genomic segment:
- the addA gene encoding double-strand break repair helicase AddA produces MSGKVFPLAENQLGAANPRDNVWLSASAGTGKTQVLSARVLRLLLTPGVEPSQILCLTFTKAGAAEMANRINAVLARWVRLEAGALATELKYLGADFDPETLARARTLFASVLDCPGGGLRIDTIHAFSQWLLGNFPEEADLTPGARPMEDRERELLAREVLAELLTEGDPEFAQAVADFSRLKDPDALRGWLMRCAGAAELWSGKGAWQKPMRTRVLRLLDMPSDADEGWAVEGLHPDIFPDDQLRAMLPLMQSWSAKKGAETAEFIQRWLSLDFAARPEALGGVFETVLKKDGDPRKMDKPSREEPRLPEWQQDVADAVAMIAERRALLALADFLTPALEVGRAFAIRWDEAKAREGYLDFDDLIRKAAILLGNSAASDWIRYKLDRSFDHILIDEAQDTNSSQWDIVFALIDDFFAGEGARGDKVRTIFTVGDYKQAIFGFQGTSPDNFERAKQNVKARIDDARAHAGELREKRRLPTWNELDLGRSYRTSLPVLDFVNQVIETLGHEAFGLSDAPADHVGSDKPGLVTLWNPVMGSADDPDEDDDRDWLPAHDTRLAEKIAEQVRLWVSEEEPFVLEKGKRRHASEGDIMVLVRRRKDLATQIVAKLHAKGVAVAGVDRLRLGAPLAVKDLMAAVRFAAQPLDDLSLANLLASPLIGWTQDDLLQYVPRDPGKRLWDHLRKHDAAFVVQTVDKLRELLARADFETPQMLLAWMLTGPWQARRELVARLGNEANDPIDELVNAAFAFESAHAPSLAGFIEWFDAGEGELKRDADEATGQVRVMTVHGSKGLQAPIVILADATGEPGQGGALELADDPLDNPGDAARSVPLPSLSKDERVGPVREAAEHASLAQMQEHWRLLYVAMTRAEEALFIGGSLGPRQAKKGEPHDDSWYARLAPVFDTPLLEDSVWGARREWGARAEPLVGSDTAPHEIAREPLPSWATTPVGPEPRPPKPLAPSSAAEDRAADPPLAPEVAAIAARRGTLIHRLLERLPDIADAEREAAARSWLVRQADDLDEKTREEMLTSSLAVLSEPGFAELFSADALAEIPLAAQVDGIVVAGTVDRLLVTEEAVTVVDLKTTRRPPESLDEVPRATLRQMAAYASALEAIYPGRDVRAAVLYTHNTTLIEIPKVTLADHKRSLGEAQDNYAPLALE; encoded by the coding sequence TTGAGCGGCAAGGTATTCCCTCTTGCCGAGAACCAGCTTGGTGCAGCCAATCCGCGCGATAACGTGTGGCTTTCTGCCTCTGCCGGAACAGGCAAGACGCAGGTTTTGTCGGCACGCGTGCTGCGATTGCTTCTGACGCCAGGTGTAGAGCCTTCGCAGATCCTGTGCCTCACTTTCACCAAGGCAGGCGCTGCCGAGATGGCCAATCGCATCAATGCGGTTTTGGCACGGTGGGTAAGGCTTGAGGCAGGCGCGCTTGCGACCGAGCTCAAATATCTTGGGGCGGATTTCGACCCCGAAACGCTGGCCCGTGCGCGCACGCTGTTTGCAAGCGTTCTCGATTGCCCCGGCGGTGGGCTGAGGATCGATACCATCCACGCGTTTTCGCAGTGGCTGCTGGGCAACTTTCCAGAAGAAGCTGACCTCACTCCCGGCGCAAGGCCGATGGAAGACCGGGAGCGTGAATTGCTCGCGCGAGAAGTGCTGGCAGAATTGCTCACTGAAGGCGACCCGGAGTTTGCCCAAGCGGTCGCTGATTTCAGCCGGCTCAAGGACCCTGACGCGCTGCGTGGCTGGCTGATGCGCTGTGCTGGCGCGGCAGAGCTATGGTCGGGCAAGGGCGCGTGGCAAAAACCTATGCGCACGCGTGTGCTGCGCTTGCTGGACATGCCTTCGGATGCGGATGAGGGCTGGGCAGTCGAGGGCCTTCACCCCGATATCTTTCCTGACGATCAGTTACGCGCGATGCTGCCGCTCATGCAGAGTTGGAGCGCGAAGAAAGGCGCCGAAACAGCCGAGTTCATTCAGCGCTGGCTTTCGCTCGATTTTGCCGCTCGTCCAGAAGCGCTGGGCGGAGTGTTTGAAACCGTGCTCAAGAAGGATGGCGATCCACGCAAGATGGATAAGCCGTCGCGTGAAGAGCCGCGCTTGCCGGAATGGCAGCAGGACGTTGCAGATGCGGTTGCCATGATTGCCGAGCGCCGCGCTCTGCTTGCTCTTGCTGACTTTCTTACCCCGGCGCTGGAAGTGGGCAGGGCTTTCGCGATCCGATGGGACGAAGCCAAGGCGCGCGAGGGATATCTTGATTTCGACGACCTCATTCGCAAGGCCGCAATCCTGCTTGGAAACAGCGCGGCATCGGACTGGATCCGCTACAAGCTTGATCGCAGTTTCGATCATATACTGATCGATGAGGCACAGGATACGAATTCCTCGCAATGGGATATCGTCTTTGCGCTGATCGACGATTTCTTCGCAGGCGAGGGCGCGCGCGGGGACAAGGTGCGAACGATCTTCACCGTCGGCGATTACAAGCAGGCGATCTTCGGATTTCAGGGCACGAGCCCGGACAATTTCGAGCGTGCCAAGCAAAACGTGAAGGCCCGCATCGACGATGCGCGGGCGCATGCTGGCGAACTGCGTGAAAAACGCCGCTTGCCGACGTGGAACGAACTCGATCTGGGCCGTTCATACCGAACCTCGTTACCGGTGCTCGATTTCGTCAACCAAGTGATCGAGACGCTTGGACATGAGGCATTCGGACTGAGCGACGCGCCCGCTGACCATGTCGGCTCAGATAAGCCCGGACTGGTCACGCTCTGGAACCCCGTAATGGGCTCAGCCGATGACCCGGACGAGGATGATGACCGCGACTGGCTCCCCGCACATGACACGCGCCTTGCCGAAAAGATCGCAGAGCAAGTTCGCCTCTGGGTGAGCGAGGAAGAGCCGTTCGTGCTCGAAAAAGGCAAGCGGCGTCATGCGAGCGAGGGCGATATCATGGTGCTGGTACGCCGCCGAAAGGATCTTGCGACGCAGATCGTCGCAAAGCTTCATGCCAAGGGTGTGGCCGTAGCCGGGGTAGACCGCCTCAGGCTCGGTGCTCCTCTCGCGGTCAAGGATTTGATGGCGGCCGTGCGATTTGCAGCGCAGCCGCTCGATGATCTCAGCCTTGCCAATCTGCTGGCCTCACCGCTCATCGGATGGACGCAAGACGACCTCCTTCAATATGTGCCGCGCGATCCGGGCAAACGACTTTGGGACCATCTGCGCAAGCACGATGCCGCCTTCGTCGTTCAGACAGTCGACAAGCTGCGCGAACTGCTGGCGAGGGCTGATTTTGAGACGCCGCAAATGTTGCTTGCCTGGATGCTGACAGGACCGTGGCAAGCGCGCCGGGAACTGGTCGCCCGGCTTGGGAACGAGGCAAACGATCCGATCGATGAACTGGTGAACGCAGCGTTTGCATTCGAAAGCGCGCATGCGCCGAGCCTCGCGGGTTTCATCGAATGGTTCGATGCGGGCGAGGGCGAGTTGAAACGTGACGCGGATGAAGCCACCGGGCAGGTCCGCGTGATGACGGTGCACGGGTCCAAAGGGTTGCAAGCCCCGATCGTTATTCTGGCCGATGCAACCGGCGAGCCGGGCCAGGGTGGTGCGCTTGAGCTGGCAGACGACCCGCTGGACAATCCCGGTGACGCCGCGCGCAGCGTGCCGCTGCCATCCCTGTCCAAGGACGAGCGAGTAGGGCCAGTGCGCGAGGCTGCGGAGCACGCGTCGCTCGCGCAGATGCAGGAGCATTGGCGACTGCTCTATGTTGCGATGACCCGGGCAGAAGAAGCCTTGTTCATCGGCGGATCGCTTGGCCCCAGGCAGGCAAAAAAAGGCGAGCCTCACGATGACAGCTGGTATGCGCGGCTCGCTCCGGTTTTCGATACGCCTCTGCTCGAAGACAGCGTCTGGGGCGCAAGGCGCGAATGGGGCGCGCGAGCAGAGCCGCTTGTGGGCAGCGACACTGCACCCCATGAGATAGCCAGAGAGCCGCTGCCAAGCTGGGCGACAACACCGGTAGGACCAGAGCCGCGCCCTCCAAAGCCACTGGCGCCAAGCAGCGCGGCCGAAGATCGGGCCGCTGACCCGCCGCTGGCGCCCGAAGTCGCTGCAATCGCGGCGCGGCGCGGCACGCTGATCCACCGCTTGCTCGAACGCCTGCCCGACATCGCTGATGCTGAGCGTGAAGCTGCTGCGCGCAGCTGGTTGGTGCGGCAGGCGGACGATCTGGACGAGAAAACAAGGGAGGAGATGCTGACAAGCTCTCTGGCTGTCTTGTCAGAACCCGGCTTCGCAGAATTGTTCAGCGCAGATGCTCTGGCGGAGATTCCACTCGCAGCGCAGGTCGATGGGATCGTGGTGGCAGGCACTGTGGATCGATTACTCGTGACCGAAGAGGCGGTGACCGTCGTAGATCTTAAAACGACACGCCGTCCGCCCGAAAGCCTCGACGAAGTTCCGCGCGCAACGCTTCGCCAGATGGCCGCCTATGCCAGCGCGCTTGAAGCGATCTACCCAGGACGCGATGTGCGTGCAGCGGTGCTCTATACCCACAACACCACACTGATCGAGATACCGAAGGTTACACTTGCCGATCACAAGCGATCATTGGGCGAAGCACAGGATAACTATGCCCCGCTCGCTCTTGAGTGA
- the trxA gene encoding thioredoxin → MATVNVTDESFKSDVLESDKPVLVDFWADWCGPCKMIAPALEEISNELGEQVTIAKMDIMENTGIPAEMGVQSIPLMVLFKNGEAVARKVGAAPKSQLKDWIESEL, encoded by the coding sequence ATGGCAACCGTCAATGTCACCGATGAGAGCTTCAAGAGCGATGTGCTCGAGAGCGACAAGCCCGTTCTGGTCGATTTCTGGGCCGATTGGTGCGGCCCGTGCAAAATGATTGCACCTGCTCTTGAAGAGATCAGCAACGAGCTTGGCGAGCAGGTCACTATCGCCAAGATGGACATCATGGAGAACACCGGAATTCCCGCTGAAATGGGCGTGCAGTCTATCCCTTTGATGGTTCTCTTCAAGAACGGCGAAGCCGTCGCCCGCAAGGTCGGGGCTGCTCCCAAGAGCCAGCTGAAAGACTGGATCGAAAGCGAGCTTTAA
- a CDS encoding inositol monophosphatase encodes MSQFSPLDAEIRDLLRFAAQRSMLPRYRALREDEVEMKGEDDPVTVVDREVEEFLTEALTRLAPDVAVVGEEAVAADAKVMERLAGPCWIIDPLDGTANFASGEGHFGIMVALADAGEAVAGWIYDPVRDRLCHSKKGEGAFIDGERVFAKVSGETPPNLAAMKGFMPDAQRALFEAEIEPHYAIVKAPRAACEQYPLVAFGGHDLAIYERTLPWDHAAGCLFLNEAGGACLRRDGSPYRVDDGRKGMIGSANRVLFDDLAERLIKAGYMPADA; translated from the coding sequence ATGAGCCAGTTTTCTCCGCTGGACGCCGAAATCCGCGACCTCCTGCGCTTCGCTGCGCAGCGTTCGATGCTGCCGCGTTATCGCGCGCTTCGCGAGGACGAGGTCGAGATGAAGGGTGAGGACGATCCGGTCACGGTTGTCGACCGCGAAGTGGAAGAGTTTCTGACCGAAGCGCTCACGCGGCTTGCTCCCGATGTCGCGGTTGTCGGAGAAGAGGCGGTTGCAGCCGACGCCAAAGTGATGGAGCGACTTGCCGGCCCATGCTGGATCATCGACCCGCTCGATGGCACGGCCAACTTCGCAAGCGGCGAGGGTCATTTCGGAATCATGGTTGCGCTTGCCGATGCCGGCGAAGCCGTCGCTGGCTGGATCTACGATCCGGTTCGCGATCGGCTGTGCCATTCAAAGAAGGGCGAAGGCGCATTCATTGACGGCGAGAGGGTCTTCGCCAAGGTATCTGGCGAAACTCCGCCTAATTTAGCCGCGATGAAGGGGTTTATGCCCGATGCGCAGCGCGCCCTATTCGAAGCCGAAATTGAGCCGCACTATGCGATCGTCAAAGCCCCGCGCGCGGCATGTGAACAATATCCTCTCGTCGCTTTCGGCGGGCATGACCTGGCGATTTACGAACGCACCCTGCCCTGGGATCACGCAGCGGGCTGCCTGTTTCTGAACGAAGCAGGTGGCGCGTGCCTGCGTCGCGACGGTTCGCCCTACCGCGTTGACGATGGCCGAAAAGGCATGATCGGAAGCGCCAATCGCGTATTGTTCGATGATCTTGCCGAAAGGCTGATCAAGGCGGGCTATATGCCTGCCGACGCGTAG
- the argJ gene encoding bifunctional glutamate N-acetyltransferase/amino-acid acetyltransferase ArgJ → MELERSPLALPFPEMRSIAGVKLRVAKARYKEWDRCDLTFVELSEGTAVAGVFTQSACASTEVEFGREQVKAGKARALVVNAGNSNAFTGHRGREAVEQIMSQVSEGLACAPGEVFVSSTGVIGVPLPKDRAREGVDAALKADECGWEDAADAIGTTDTFAKGAHASAMIGDTRVEIAGIIKGSGMIAPDMATMLGYVFTDANVAPDFLQTLLEEANSRTYSCITVDGDTSTSDTVLSFATGKAGNACIENWYSPGADAFAAAFHDVHRQLAQLVVRDGEGATKFINVRVIGAASDESARRVGLSIANSPLVKTAIAGEDANWGRIVMAVGKAGEPADRDRLSIGFGGIWAARNGLPVDDYDEAPVTQHLKGDDIDIEVDLGMGDGRATVWTCDLTHGYISINADYRS, encoded by the coding sequence ATGGAACTTGAACGCTCTCCTCTTGCCCTGCCCTTTCCCGAAATGCGCTCAATCGCAGGCGTAAAGCTGCGCGTTGCGAAAGCTCGCTATAAGGAATGGGATCGCTGCGACCTGACTTTCGTCGAACTGTCCGAAGGCACAGCGGTTGCGGGAGTATTTACCCAAAGCGCCTGTGCATCGACCGAAGTCGAATTTGGCCGCGAACAGGTCAAGGCAGGCAAAGCGCGCGCACTCGTAGTCAATGCCGGCAATTCAAATGCGTTCACCGGCCACCGCGGACGTGAGGCCGTTGAGCAGATCATGTCGCAGGTGTCTGAGGGATTGGCATGCGCTCCGGGCGAAGTGTTCGTCTCATCGACTGGCGTAATCGGAGTGCCACTTCCCAAGGATCGCGCTCGAGAGGGTGTTGATGCTGCCCTGAAAGCCGACGAATGCGGATGGGAAGATGCAGCCGACGCAATTGGCACAACTGACACATTCGCCAAAGGTGCGCATGCCTCTGCGATGATTGGCGATACCCGCGTCGAGATCGCAGGGATCATCAAGGGTTCGGGCATGATCGCGCCCGACATGGCCACCATGCTTGGCTATGTTTTCACCGATGCCAATGTCGCTCCCGATTTCCTCCAAACGCTTTTGGAAGAGGCGAACTCGCGAACGTACAGCTGCATCACCGTTGATGGCGACACCTCGACCAGCGATACGGTGCTGTCCTTTGCAACAGGCAAAGCTGGCAACGCCTGCATCGAAAACTGGTACAGCCCGGGCGCGGATGCCTTTGCCGCTGCATTTCATGATGTTCACCGCCAGCTTGCGCAACTTGTCGTGCGCGATGGCGAAGGGGCGACCAAGTTTATCAACGTGCGCGTGATTGGTGCGGCCAGCGATGAAAGCGCGCGGCGTGTCGGTCTTTCGATCGCAAACTCGCCACTCGTAAAGACCGCCATCGCGGGCGAGGATGCCAATTGGGGCCGCATCGTCATGGCTGTGGGAAAAGCAGGCGAACCAGCCGACCGTGACAGGCTGTCGATAGGGTTCGGCGGCATCTGGGCCGCACGCAATGGTCTCCCGGTAGATGACTATGACGAGGCTCCGGTCACACAGCACCTCAAAGGTGACGACATAGACATCGAAGTCGATCTTGGCATGGGTGACGGTCGCGCCACTGTTTGGACGTGCGACCTTACCCACGGCTACATCTCAATCAACGCGGACTATCGTTCGTGA
- the secA gene encoding preprotein translocase subunit SecA, whose protein sequence is MFNKIVKSVFGSSNDRYVKSLGKIVDKINALEPMIQELSDEALKAQTDKFRAQLDSGSTLEDILPEAFATVREASVRVLGMRHFDVQLIGGIVLQRGEIAEMRTGEGKTLMATLGVYLNAIEGKGVHVVTVNDYLARRDAEWMGQLYTWLGLTVGVIVPNMPEAAKRDAYNADITYGTNNEFGFDYLRDNMKHERKAMTQRPFNFAIVDEVDSILIDEARTPLIISGPTEDKSDLYVALDEVAKEIPEDWYDKDEKTKNIQLNENGLDQVEQLLMDKGLLETDNLYDVENTQVVHHLDQALRAVHMFKRDDHYIVKDDKVVIIDEFTGRMMDGRRWSNGLHQAVEAKEGVKIEPENQTMASITFQNYFRMYPKLSGMTGTAATEAAEFWDIYKVNVVDIPTNVPVQRIDEEDEFYKNTLDKFAAIAKTIKEHSERGQPILVGTVSIEKSELLSQFLDKEGVKHEVLNARQHEREAHIVAQAGRLGAVTIATNMAGRGTDIQLGGNVDFRIDDELSEMEDGLRKDAEITRIKEEVAAEKAKVLEAGGLFVLGTERHESRRIDNQLRGRSGRQGDPGLSRFYLCLEDDLLRIFGPDTLFAKMMNSNLEDGEAIGSKWLSKAIETAQKKVEARNYDTRKQVVQYDDVMNDQRKVIYEQRAEIMDSEAVDDVVVDMRHDSISSIIYSNCPVGSYPEQWNVEGLKEKLEEVFGINPPIDEWLEEDQVEQEIMEERIRAQTDEMMAAKVEKYDADIWRRVEKQLLLEQLDYHWKEHLATLDALRQVIWMRGIAQKQPINEYKQEAFALFETMLETLREDVTKLLFKSELRIQQPEPAALPDLPDFLTGHIDPLTGLDNSNDGDGSEDRPELFGSLAGSSRAAFGPGGSQTDNPYAGMEISRNAPCPCGSGNKYKHCHGAATAGAVRTA, encoded by the coding sequence ATGTTCAATAAAATCGTCAAATCTGTGTTCGGCTCTTCGAATGATCGCTACGTCAAGTCGCTGGGCAAGATCGTCGACAAGATCAACGCGCTTGAGCCGATGATTCAGGAGCTTTCTGACGAAGCGCTCAAAGCTCAGACGGACAAGTTCCGGGCGCAGCTCGACAGCGGCTCCACGCTCGAGGACATCCTGCCCGAAGCTTTCGCAACGGTCCGCGAAGCTTCGGTGCGCGTGCTGGGCATGCGCCACTTTGACGTACAGCTGATCGGCGGGATCGTACTTCAGCGCGGCGAGATCGCAGAAATGCGCACGGGTGAGGGCAAGACCCTGATGGCGACGCTTGGGGTTTACCTCAACGCGATCGAGGGCAAGGGGGTCCACGTCGTCACGGTCAACGATTACCTCGCCCGCCGCGACGCGGAATGGATGGGGCAGCTTTATACGTGGCTTGGCCTAACGGTCGGCGTGATCGTCCCCAACATGCCCGAGGCGGCCAAGCGGGACGCTTACAACGCCGACATCACTTACGGCACCAACAACGAATTCGGCTTCGATTATCTGCGCGACAACATGAAGCATGAGCGCAAGGCGATGACGCAGCGCCCGTTTAACTTCGCCATCGTCGATGAAGTGGACTCGATCCTGATCGACGAAGCGCGCACGCCGCTGATCATCTCCGGTCCGACTGAAGACAAATCCGATCTCTATGTCGCTCTCGACGAGGTTGCGAAGGAGATTCCGGAAGACTGGTACGACAAGGATGAGAAGACCAAGAACATCCAATTGAACGAAAACGGACTGGACCAGGTCGAGCAGCTGCTGATGGACAAGGGGTTGCTCGAAACCGACAATCTCTACGATGTCGAGAACACGCAGGTGGTACACCACCTCGATCAGGCGCTGCGCGCGGTGCACATGTTCAAGCGCGACGATCACTACATCGTGAAGGACGACAAGGTAGTCATCATCGACGAGTTCACCGGCCGCATGATGGATGGCCGCCGCTGGTCGAACGGCCTGCACCAGGCGGTCGAGGCGAAGGAAGGCGTCAAGATCGAGCCTGAGAACCAGACCATGGCCTCGATCACTTTCCAGAACTATTTCCGCATGTACCCCAAGCTGTCGGGCATGACCGGTACGGCTGCGACCGAAGCGGCGGAATTCTGGGATATCTACAAGGTCAATGTCGTCGACATCCCGACCAATGTGCCGGTCCAGCGCATCGACGAGGAAGACGAATTCTACAAGAACACGCTGGATAAGTTCGCAGCTATCGCCAAAACGATCAAAGAACATTCCGAGCGTGGTCAGCCGATCCTCGTCGGCACTGTTTCGATTGAGAAATCCGAATTGCTCAGCCAGTTCCTGGACAAGGAAGGCGTGAAGCACGAGGTACTCAATGCCCGCCAGCACGAACGTGAAGCGCATATCGTGGCGCAGGCGGGCCGCCTTGGGGCGGTTACCATTGCCACCAACATGGCCGGTCGCGGTACCGACATTCAGCTGGGTGGTAACGTCGATTTCCGTATCGACGACGAGCTGAGCGAGATGGAAGACGGCCTGCGCAAGGACGCCGAGATCACGCGGATCAAGGAAGAGGTCGCCGCGGAAAAAGCCAAGGTGCTCGAAGCGGGCGGGTTGTTCGTGCTGGGTACCGAACGTCACGAATCTCGCCGTATCGACAACCAGCTGCGCGGTCGTTCGGGCCGTCAGGGCGACCCTGGCCTTTCGCGCTTCTACCTTTGCCTTGAAGATGACCTTTTGCGCATCTTCGGCCCGGACACTCTGTTCGCCAAGATGATGAATTCGAACCTGGAGGATGGCGAGGCAATCGGGTCCAAGTGGCTCTCAAAGGCCATTGAGACGGCGCAGAAGAAGGTCGAGGCACGCAATTACGACACGCGTAAGCAGGTCGTGCAATATGATGACGTGATGAATGACCAGCGCAAGGTCATCTACGAACAGCGCGCTGAAATCATGGACTCAGAGGCGGTCGACGACGTCGTGGTCGATATGCGTCACGATTCGATCAGCTCGATCATCTATTCGAACTGCCCGGTCGGTTCCTATCCGGAACAGTGGAACGTCGAAGGGCTCAAGGAAAAGCTTGAAGAGGTCTTCGGGATCAATCCTCCGATCGATGAATGGCTTGAAGAAGATCAAGTCGAGCAGGAGATCATGGAAGAGCGCATTCGTGCTCAAACCGACGAGATGATGGCGGCCAAGGTCGAGAAGTACGATGCTGATATCTGGCGCCGCGTCGAAAAGCAGCTGCTTCTCGAACAGCTCGATTATCACTGGAAAGAACACCTCGCCACGCTCGATGCGCTGCGGCAGGTGATCTGGATGCGCGGCATCGCCCAGAAGCAGCCGATCAACGAATACAAACAGGAAGCCTTCGCTCTCTTCGAGACAATGCTTGAAACTCTGCGCGAGGACGTGACCAAGCTTCTGTTCAAGTCCGAGCTGCGCATTCAGCAGCCAGAGCCTGCGGCCCTTCCCGATCTGCCCGATTTCCTTACCGGTCATATCGACCCGCTCACCGGATTGGACAATTCCAACGATGGCGACGGCTCCGAAGACCGGCCCGAACTGTTCGGCTCGCTCGCCGGTTCGTCGAGGGCTGCATTCGGGCCGGGCGGTTCTCAGACCGACAACCCCTATGCCGGCATGGAAATCAGCCGCAATGCACCTTGCCCATGCGGTTCGGGTAACAAGTACAAACACTGCCACGGTGCAGCCACTGCGGGCGCGGTTCGCACTGCATAA
- a CDS encoding sulfite exporter TauE/SafE family protein, translating into MLLLAAGFFVTALLYASVGFGGGSTYSALLALAGLDYRVLPLVSLACNIVVVTGATFRFARAGVTPWKGALALTALAAPAAFLGGLMPIDRSAFLLLLGASLVLTALTMLIPVREVDAGAPTRFAKAIPFVVVPIGFLAGLVGIGGGIFLAPLLHLTRWRDARAIAATASLFILVNSLFGLVGHLAKNGPAMFGGAMVDALPLLIAVVIGGQIGSLMAVRILPLRWIRWLTAALVGIVGVRLLAGV; encoded by the coding sequence ATCCTTCTGCTGGCCGCGGGATTTTTCGTCACTGCGCTGCTATATGCGAGCGTAGGTTTTGGCGGGGGTTCGACCTATTCGGCGCTGCTTGCGCTGGCGGGGCTGGATTACCGGGTGCTCCCGCTTGTCAGCCTTGCCTGCAATATCGTCGTCGTGACGGGCGCAACCTTCCGTTTTGCTCGCGCCGGGGTGACCCCGTGGAAAGGCGCTTTGGCGCTCACGGCGCTGGCGGCTCCTGCGGCTTTTCTCGGCGGGCTGATGCCCATCGACCGCTCAGCCTTCTTGCTCCTCCTTGGAGCTAGCCTTGTGTTGACGGCCTTGACGATGCTGATCCCTGTGCGTGAGGTCGATGCAGGCGCGCCGACGCGCTTTGCAAAGGCGATTCCTTTTGTCGTTGTACCGATCGGGTTTCTCGCAGGCCTCGTCGGCATCGGAGGAGGTATCTTCCTCGCGCCGTTGCTTCACCTTACCCGCTGGCGCGATGCGCGTGCGATCGCGGCAACTGCGAGCCTGTTCATCCTAGTCAATTCGCTGTTTGGCCTCGTTGGTCACCTTGCCAAGAACGGACCCGCCATGTTCGGCGGCGCAATGGTCGATGCTCTGCCATTGCTTATTGCCGTGGTGATTGGCGGGCAGATCGGCAGTCTTATGGCCGTGCGCATCCTTCCACTCAGGTGGATCCGCTGGCTAACGGCGGCGCTGGTCGGAATTGTCGGCGTTCGGCTGCTGGCCGGGGTCTGA